The Gambusia affinis linkage group LG09, SWU_Gaff_1.0, whole genome shotgun sequence DNA window GAGAGCGTCCGGGGGGAAGACGTTTACATTGTTCAAAGTGGCTGTGGGGAGATCAATGACAACTTGATGGAGCTGCTGATCATGATCAATGCCTGCAAGATTGCCTCAGCCTCAAGGGTCTCAGCTGTCATCCCCTGCTTTCCTTATGCACGCCAGGACAAGAAGGACAAGGTGGGGGTGAGGGATATTTGTCTACTTACTTCTGTCATGCCATTTGCCACCCAGAATCATGACAAGAAGCCCACAGACATGTCCACCCACCCGCAGTCAGCCCTTGAGGCGCATTTACTTTCAGTTTTCGTTTTTTTGCATGATGTTATCAGCTCATTCCGATTGCACTGATTAGTTCCCACTTTATTTCGTTTGTTCATGTTCACTGTTATTTCAGCCTTTAAATCACATGGCATGAGTGGAATGTACAGTGCATGTACGCCTGCAGGTCACTTAATTTGAATATAATCAAaaagtggatttatttttattaaatgataaaGTTAAGTGTTCACCAAACCATATAATACACttcaaaagtttatttctgtttgtaagCTAATTGTGGATTATGAATAATAACTTGAAGAAACTATTTGTTATTCAGAAATGCTATGTTAAGGTTTTTACAATAATGGAGGCTCCTGACTAGACAGTTGTATAGCTAAGAGGAGTGAAAGTCTGAAGAGGGGATTTGCTACTTAGATCACTATGAAGAAGCACAACAATGGAATgcttagtggaaggaaaaattgtAGTCAGATAAGATACACTagtaaaagtgattttatttttttttattgagatcTCCTTAGCTGTAGTCATTAGTACAAAAATGCTTCCAATATATACGTcttatttgtaagaaaatgcaTTATTAACTTTAAGTAAGTATCATTTGTCGGCGTTTAGTGTACACTTTGATAGATTTTATCCTTTTACTGGTACGACTGAAGTCTAGTGCTGAGcgttatttttagaaatgagCCATGCctgctagattttttttattccgtGTGACCGAGGGGATCTGTTTTCATCGCAGAGCCGGGCTCCTATCTCTGCCAAGCTGGTGGCCAACATGTTGTCTGTGTCGGGCGCAGACCATATCATCACAATGGACTTGCATGCCTCGCAGATACAGGTGGGTCACAGGAGCTTGAAACAAGGCTAGTCTACCTggattttattcattcttttacCTGTTTTACCTGTTGTGTTTTGACCTTCTGTACTTGTTTAtgtcttgctttttttctcctttattttagCAGTGAACTtggaacatttagttttactaCCGGTTGCCGTTAAACTGCACTTCTGTCTTAGCCTGCTTTATATGAGGGCGTTTTCATTGACTTCTGCCCAGTTTTACTTCTAAATAGATAAACAGTGTAACTTGGCTTCATTTTAGTTAGAAACCATAACGACTTGGTTTCAGGCGAAGATCTTCACCTGTCCTGTCTTTCCTATTTGACTCTGATGGTCATGGTGAAAGAGAGCACATATTTGTTAATATAGCGTAAAATCTGctcataatttgtttattttctctctgcagtcaTGCCAGAAAACACACTTAAATGAGACATTTTCCATGAATAGTCTTAAGGGTACTGATGGTACCTTTTGGCTTGGCACACGTTGCACATGTGCAAATCAAATTTTGATTTGCATTGCCTTGAATTTGCATAGTTGTCGGCAGAGTGAGAAGTAAATCCGTGAGAACTGACCagagtgtgtttattttattttttattttttccagggATTCTTTGATATCCCTGTGGATAACTTGTACGCAGAGCCAGCTGTCTTGAAATGGATCAAGGAGAATATCCTAGAATGGAAAAATTCCATCATTGTGTCACCTGATGCAGGAGGAGCAAAGAGGTATGCCAGGTTTACCTtcagtgtatatatatatctattttttgaAAGAATGTTCTCCAGGggagtgttttttattttttatgacagaACATACCGACCTAACGAGCCATTTGAAGTGATTTCCTTCAGCTTGTGAACTCTGTGTCCTCCCTCTGCAGGGTCACCTCGATTGCAGACAGGTTGAATGTGGACTTTGCTCTAATTCACAAGGAGAGGAAAAAGGCCAACGAGGTTGACCGTATGGTTCTTGTCGGAGATGTGAGGGATCGCGTTGCAATTCTGGTGGATGACATGGCTGACACTTGTGGGACAATCTGCCATGCTGCCGATAAGTAAGCTGCGTCACACTACTTTTCAAGTAAACCTTGCTCCTTTTTAGTCTGCAATACTCTGGGATAGCATTGCATTTTATATACAtgttttccaggtctggataGGTATGAAAAAtggaatataaaaatatatttgtttcctGATTGCATTAGGTGTAACATGCTCTAAAACGTGCATTCATTCATGCAtgatcttttatttgttttatctgttCACCCATCCATCTCTTCAACTGCTCATTTCTGCCTATTCTGTGTTCTAATATCATTCATCTTTTCCTTCTATCATTCATGTAGTCATTCATATCTTCCATCCATCCCACCGACAGTACAGTTTTGTAATTGtcctttaaaacacatttaaaacaaattgtctGATAAAGGGTGACATTTTGACTTGGGGAAACAAAATGTGTAGGATCCCTGAAGAAAGTGCGCAGCCCAACAGAAGGCTTAGGCATTTGTTAATTAAGCTCAGAGAGAACTACATTTGTATTGAAACACGTTTGATTTCCTGTGCTCTTGCTTTCACTCTAGACTCATCTCTGCGGGTGCCACAAAGGTTTATGCCATCCTGACCCACGGCATCTTTTCTGGTCCAGCCATTTCACGCATCAACAACGCCTGTTTTGAAGCTGTTGTCGTCACCAACACAATCCCTCAGGAGGAGAAGATGAAGCATTGTCCCAAAATACAggtttgagatttaaaaaaaaagtcaagatgTGAATAGACCAagaggattttatgttttagtagACTTTTGTGATTCAGACACTTGAGTTTGATGAACAGTTTGTTCAATCCAGCTCTGGTAATGtgtctcttttcttcctccaggTGATAGACATCTCCATGATTCTAGCAGAGGCCATTCGCAGAACTCACAACGGGGAATCCGTGTCTTACCTTTTCAGCCACGTCCCCCTGTAGCAACGCCATCCTCTGTGCTCAGTTAATACCAAATACGAGAAGAGGGAATGCCCCCAAACACTACCATTAACAGAGCTGTTCTGCTAATTAACAACGTTGAAAACAACCAATGAATGACTCAGCCGTCATGTCTGTTACTAATGCAGCCCCCCGTCACCCGCCTCACTCGCCACCCTCCACCCTTTAAGTCTGAAATGAAATCCCTTGATGTTCAGGGAGCCGAAGCAAGCGCAAGTTTTAGACAGGCTTATTTATGTGTATGGGTAAATGAAGTATTTATCCACTGtgaactttgtgtttctttcagtgCATTTAACTCATGGTTTCTCCTGCTCGTCGTGTCACTTTGTTGTCAAAGAGCTTCTATAAATACCCCCGGCAGGTTCCAGTGCTCAGGAGAAGCATCTGTTATATAAAGCTGTTGCAGTGCTTTCTGTTACAATGAATGAGTGCCGTTTCTCTGTCGCTTGAAAGGATTACAGTGACTCCATTTGAATGTGCATTTAACTAGTTTACAGTGCCACTGAAGCTCCACTCAACCAAGAGTGCCTCAAAAGTCTGAAATGAAATTGAATTCCCCTCTAGTCTTCTACtactctcttttcttctttctttgcttttggttTTCTCACTGATGAACAGCTTTCAGGTGTCCTAGCAGGCTGAAAACGAGATCTTTTTAGGATGTTTCTTTCGACTCTTGAGGTGCCCTCATTGAGTGGGGAATGCCCAGTGTCtccaaagttgttgttttttttgagtCTAAAATGAAGATAAAGAAGTAGTCAGGTTTTTAGCTTGGGGTCTCTGCGGGCTGGAGCTTCCTTCAGAAATCTTCACCtgctatttttgtgtttttgttttgtacgtctggaagaaaaaaagttgtcattAATGTGCAAAACTTGAGTCTTTGTGTTCTTTTACAGTAGAAGGAATGCACCAAGTGTTTGAGGGATGCAttctcaataaatttgaatatgccaaaataaatctgtagtCTCCTCTTTTATCCTAAGTTAGTCACTGTTGAGGGATGGAGCTTACTTTGCATCACCTTGCAGAAGTTTTCAAACCAGCTGaaatttttctggttttcttgcACAACAGCTCCAAACGTTTTTACTGTTCTATCAGTGGAGATTTGCAAACGTGATGAAAAAGTGTTTCAGGCTTTTGAGTTAAAAGCTTTGCAAATTCATGGTTGggatgggaaaaaaagaggagtgaTCTCTTGCTTGCATACATCATGAAAAGCATGTTTATATTCCAAACACAGAAGCCTCGTGCAGGTATGACAAGTTCAGAAGGCTTTCTCTTGATTAACCAAGCCTGTTTTctaactgggttttttttttctcaatttgtgCTTGCATGTGCAAAAGTCAAAACCGTTTCTTCTTTTGTAACGTTATGTTTCAGACAGACATACAGGAAGTGAAACTGTATTAATCTTCATTCCAAGAGCTTAACTGTGTTATCTAAACTCTCATTTCACTTCGAACTTTTTTATGGGTGGAAATAATCCCCTGTACtgagttttatttgctttataaaATCACTAGTGGTTTTACCTagtaattttttgcttttaatgtaTCTACAATTTAATTTCCACTAGACAAATCTAAGATATCTCTAATTAGAATTATAActaattagaataaaaaaggGAGACGTATCAAGTTCTCTTTAGTCATAATTTAATCGATGTATCAGTAATTCACAGACAGTAATTCATTGTAAATCTTGAATTGAAGTCTCCATAGGACTGCAACTAAACCCGACATAATTTATATTAGCCAGaatgtaattatgtaattaGAAATTACTCAAACAAGCATTTTGTGTCttcaaaaattaacaaatatgtCTAGTCATCGGACATCTGGAGTGTAAGTATGGTGAAGCTGATTCTATGCTAAAATAGCCTGCCATATTTTAGGCATTATTTTATAGAGCTCTTAAACGGGGCTGCTGGTAATTTATCATTTAGATTACATTAATAGTTTGTCAGCACTGTTATGTAAAATATCTAAAGCAAGCAAATGCAATCATTCTCCACGACTACATCAGTTAAAAAGGTTTAGATTAGCACAAATCTCGTGTCTCACGCTGGTAAATTACGCGATGATGTAATTGACTGATTGTTGACGTAACCAATCGAGGTGAGCGGACCAGAGACACAGGCGGATTAACCACGAGCAtcctgttatgtttttttaagccGCTCCTCATATTGAAACGGTAagtctctttctgttttcaaatgctgaaatattaaattcGTCCAAACAGACGTTTGTGCGGCCttaatttaaagataaaaataaaaataccggATTTAACTAAGACCACGTTTAGCCTCTACCATCTTTTGTGTGACTGACGACTGTGAGCTCgttcataaaaaattaaagcagttttgtttCATGCAACTTAACGTGATGgggtttttgttctttctttttcccgCTATTCAAAATCTTTAAATACGTTTCTGTATTGTACGTTACCTTTAGCgatatttactttttgaaaaatgtgtttagattaatttaaaaactaacaattgagaaaaaaaaaaaaaaaaaacaggaacggGGAGCTATCATCACCAGGGGGGAATTCAGGCAGAAGCTGGGCTAGAACCAGTTGTTTTCTCTAACCCATTTGTTCCCAACCCTGTTCTTCAAGCTTCTCTTCTCCTTCATGACTTATGTGGCTCCTGGCTTGCTGCCACACACCTAACTTTAATGACAGGGTGATTAACAGGTTCAGCAGCACTAGATGACTAGATGTAGAGGAAaacatgcaatcatttgaaccAGGCGTCTCTGTTCCAGATGAGTTGGAACAGAGATCTAACATGTGTAGGTCAAGGGGCCTGAAAACCAGGACTGGAAACTACTGCTGTAACCAAAGACGTTTCACTTGTGCATGTAAAAATACAGCAGACTTACAGTTCCAAAGATTTTAAGCCCTATAATTCtagtatttcagaaaaaatactGGCATGAGAAATACTATTTATTCTTTCTAAAGAGTAACTTATGAATGCAGTATATttccacaaatgtttttattcgtGATGAGTAAGAATCGTCACTGCTGAGTGCATGCCTGTTATACTTATTGGCATACAATTGACAGCATGCAAGGCTTGTACCCTTTGGTGCCACTCCTTGTTACATGATTTGTGGTGCTAAAATGAATCTTGTCCAGTCTAGTGGGCTGAGTGGAAGAAATGGGCCTGTATCTCATATAATATCTTTGACTCAGGGAAACACAATGTCTAAATTATTAATACAATTGTTTATTTGAGATGACAAAAATTTTGTCCCAATTgcttccttatttttttttccaactcttttcacacttaaatatattttaaatttttagtaCACCGATAGAAATCGGTGTATTAAACCGATatataaatattgtgttttcgTCTCATATCAGTGCAAGACTAACACGATTtgcaaatgtaattttccaAGCTCAGGGATGGCAGGAAGCCCTGATCGCCAACAAGGGGATGAAGGCCCCCAGAACACAATCATTCGCCTTCAAAGCTACTTACACGGAGGAACCTCCAGCTTTCTGTCAACGGTTCCCACCGTACTTGTTTTTCCCGTCTACAAGACCATTTTCCGTCAGCAGATCCACAACACCTCGGTGCACCAGGCGGTGGTACAGCTCTATAAAGAGGGTCCTCTGAAGCTCTATAGGGGCGTGGCTCCACCGCTCCTGATGAGGACCCTGAACGGCACGCTACTCTTCGGCCTCCAGGACACACTCCTCCGTCATCTTTCACTGTCAACCACCATCTCGGCCGCTGCCCTACCTGCTCTGGCTGGATTTGGGGTAGGTATCGTGGAAGCCGTGGTCTTCACCCCGATCGAGCGAGTTCAGAATGTGCTGCAGAATGGCCACAATGACAAGAGTCTTCCGTCCTTGAGGAGTGTTCTCATGAAGTTGAAGGTAGAAGGGATTAGCCAGGGCTATTACAGAGCCTTCCTGCCCATCGCAGCCCGCAACGCCCTCGGCAGCTCCCTGTATTTTGGCCTGAAGGGGCCTGTGTGTGCCGTCGTGGCGGGGCAGGGACTCTCTCCCACGGCCTCCTCATTCGTCTCAGGAACGCTGACCTCCATGGTTATCAGCTTGACTCTGTACCCTCTGTCTGTGCTGGTAGCAAACATGCAAGCACAGGTGGGAGGAGAGGTTAAGGGTGTCGTTGCATGTTGGAGGCAGCTGTGGGAATCTCGGAATCATAGCTTGGTTCCGTTGTATCGAGGAGGGAGCCTTGTTATCCTAAGGTCATGCATTACGTGGGGAATCACCACAGCTATTTACGACAGACAACAGAAAGGATCCTCCTGAACGTGGATGCTGAAAGTTATTCTGCATCAACCCTACTTCTCATTAAGTGCAAATATGATAAAAGACTTTGTTCTTCTGATTTAGTAGGTTTTTGAAGTTTAGGCCTTTCTTACAGAAGAAGTTCTGATTCGCCAGAGTAAAACTCAGGTGTTCTATGTCTCAGTTAAAATTACTCCTGGACCTCTGACTGTGTTTGAGCCGTTATTTGCAAGAAAGCTGATGATTGTTCTCACAGGAAACTGAGGTTGGAGGAAGTGGGATTTCTTTGTGCAACTTGTACAGAGAATTACATGTTGAAAGTATTTCTCAACAAAAAAAGCTCTTTGACAGGAAAGTCTAATAGTGAATGATGTTTCACTTgcaattgaaataaatgttattttactggattttttttgtttttgtttgttttacacttCCTTTAGTTTTCTGCAGGTACTGGCAATGTTAAATGTCTTGTTCAAGGTATCTGTTTATTGGTGGAGCGCCACCTCCTGGATCCAGTTCCTGTGTAAATAATCATCAGTTTCTTTGTATTTAACCACCCAATGCAAACATGGTTGATGAAACCACAtagaattgtttttatgttttttgggggggtttttgtCAGTGGAGTTGTATAACATTAAAAATTGGATTAATTTTTGGACCAACGTGGCTCCAACCTCTGGGACCAATTAATCTCGATTTgctatgaatgaatgaaatacaaagaaaatgatgtTCTGCATGTCAAATATGAACTGCTTATAACAACCTGACTTGCAAATACTGACTGATCTCTTTAAATCAGTCAGTATTTAAAGCACACCTGCCTTGATGAAAACATCATGTTGCCTGTTTTATATGCAACAATGCAAACTAACATCATTACTGCTAAGAAGCTTTGCTGAATATTTCTCATGTTCCTCAAGTTTTAAGCAGATTatggtgctgttttttttttgttttttttaaactgccttTATTCTTGTTGACTTTTCTGGGAATCTGTGCTCATTGCAATGGTGTTACATATTTGCGAAAGATATAGTCTGATATTTTTTACTAACGTAATGGTTAAGCTTGCGAACACAGTCAGTGTCTGCATTGAACAAATGTGATCAAATAACCATGCAGTAAGAAAAATGGGCGCATATGCTTAATAGAagatccccccccccaaaaaaaaaaaaaaaaattgtatcaGTGAAAAATGAATCAAGGGTTTACCTTTAAATGCATGTTGACTGAACATCAATTAAGACAATGTTACATGCAGCGCAATATCAAGACACTCGTATACACTATCCTGTTGTTGTCGCTATGAGGTTGGTTAAACAAGGTAGCAGCTTAAGACGTGGTTTACAGgcagccagaaaaaaaacatctgtgtcAGTTTGaccttttaattattcattgtCTTCCAGATTGtcaatttaaattaatcttaaatgattttatttttatgcattttgtatCAGTGATTGTTGTTGGTGTCTCTTTAAGGTGCTGAAAAACCATTCAACTGatgtttgaataataaactctttttgcctttaaaaaaatgtttagtccttatttacagttttcatgTAGAAATATAGATAcaattacatatttacatatactgtaaaaaaaaatttaaaaaaaggacagacATTTTTTACTGGCTGACATAAATACTTTCCTATGCATTTCGGCAAAAAATTAGGACACCCcattaagtatttatttatttatttatttattttttatcaagaaATGTTCACAATTCAAAAtctaatctatttttttaagtctggaaaaacaaataaatgtacctgcaaacagacagaaaaaaaaatctacattgtTTCACTCATAAGACAAAGATTATCTACAAAAATGTGTATTCTACCTGAGAAAGAAGTTTGGTTTCTCTACTTTCTCATAGCGAGTGTTGCTCCCTTTATTTGAAATAGCAaaatctgggctttgactagtcCCTTTTGACAAGATAGATTTACTAGAATGTTTTAGGTTATCGTCACATTGAGAGCACGGTCCTGCTTAAGGATTAAACTTTCTTGCAGATGGTCTCCATGCTGCACAACGCTGATATAGTGTCTGATTTGTGGTTGATgatttgaccatttttaaattgttgatgtattatttatttctatgtttttatgttttgactcCATTTGATCATCTAGGACCTTACATGTTTAGAGGTCAGATCTCAACCAAAAACATCTTAGGTGAACAGGTTGTTT harbors:
- the prps1b gene encoding ribose-phosphate pyrophosphokinase 1 isoform X2; translated protein: MPNIKIFSGSSHPDLSQKIADRLGLELGKVVTKKFSNQETCVEIGESVRGEDVYIVQSGCGEINDNLMELLIMINACKIASASRVSAVIPCFPYARQDKKDKSRAPISAKLVANMLSVSGADHIITMDLHASQIQGFFDIPVDNLYAEPAVLKWIKENILEWKNSIIVSPDAGGAKRVTSIADRLNVDFALIHKERKKANEVDRMVLVGDVRDRVAILVDDMADTCGTICHAADKLISAGATKVYAILTHGIFSGPAISRINNACFEAVVVTNTIPQEEKMKHCPKIQVIDISMILAEAIRRTHNGESVSYLFSHVPL
- the LOC122836734 gene encoding solute carrier family 25 member 53-like, whose translation is MAGSPDRQQGDEGPQNTIIRLQSYLHGGTSSFLSTVPTVLVFPVYKTIFRQQIHNTSVHQAVVQLYKEGPLKLYRGVAPPLLMRTLNGTLLFGLQDTLLRHLSLSTTISAAALPALAGFGVGIVEAVVFTPIERVQNVLQNGHNDKSLPSLRSVLMKLKVEGISQGYYRAFLPIAARNALGSSLYFGLKGPVCAVVAGQGLSPTASSFVSGTLTSMVISLTLYPLSVLVANMQAQVGGEVKGVVACWRQLWESRNHSLVPLYRGGSLVILRSCITWGITTAIYDRQQKGSS
- the prps1b gene encoding ribose-phosphate pyrophosphokinase 1 isoform X1 translates to MPNIKIFSGSSHPDLSQKIADRLGLELGKVVTKKFSNQETCVEIGESVRGEDVYIVQSGCGEINDNLMELLIMINACKIASASRVSAVIPCFPYARQDKKDKVGSRAPISAKLVANMLSVSGADHIITMDLHASQIQGFFDIPVDNLYAEPAVLKWIKENILEWKNSIIVSPDAGGAKRVTSIADRLNVDFALIHKERKKANEVDRMVLVGDVRDRVAILVDDMADTCGTICHAADKLISAGATKVYAILTHGIFSGPAISRINNACFEAVVVTNTIPQEEKMKHCPKIQVIDISMILAEAIRRTHNGESVSYLFSHVPL